The Methylomusa anaerophila genome has a segment encoding these proteins:
- a CDS encoding ArnT family glycosyltransferase — protein sequence MTNKKKWLSIALILCVAGILMFTFLGTYPLLDPDEPVYAETAREMLQFQDFISPRIYGDFWYDKPPMYYWLVAAAFKIFGIGEFAARFPSALLAVSGAVLVYLSGRELFNERAGLLAALVLATSLEYFYLGNAAVTDMTLTFFLTAALLSFLHRKYYLLYGSAALAVVTKGPVGIFFCGVIIILYLVLTGKLTMMKRMKVVSGGVLFALIALPWYAAMYSLHGMAFIDTFLGFHNVTRFLQPEHAAGAIWYYYTPVLILGFFPWSAFLVQAFFTGLKEKGEYHNTCVFLVIWAAVVFLFFSISQTKLVSYILPMYPPLALLVGYYFDKAWAEEHHRALKYSASVFGIVAALLISGLVYAGTVVMAELMPSVKIMTVILAVLAVSVLFQSFRRNFRAVFTTYVLGMMIFLVFLMSQALPVITSAFSVQPFVNEFKQHYDGQAPVYVAKFYRPGLMYYSGMAGAELSQEELAAVAAGEKDRAYFIMKKKNYEKLSPEIQNKLHLLVVREDKTLLIRENN from the coding sequence ATGACAAATAAAAAAAAATGGCTCTCGATTGCGCTGATTTTATGTGTAGCCGGTATACTCATGTTTACCTTTCTGGGAACTTATCCCTTGTTGGACCCAGATGAGCCTGTGTATGCCGAGACAGCCAGAGAAATGCTGCAATTCCAGGATTTTATTTCCCCCCGGATTTATGGCGATTTCTGGTATGATAAACCGCCGATGTATTATTGGCTGGTGGCAGCGGCATTTAAAATTTTTGGAATTGGTGAATTTGCCGCCCGATTTCCTTCCGCTTTGCTCGCGGTAAGCGGGGCTGTTCTGGTCTATTTATCGGGCCGGGAACTATTCAATGAACGGGCCGGCTTGCTTGCGGCTCTGGTGTTGGCCACTAGTCTGGAATATTTCTATCTCGGCAACGCCGCTGTCACCGATATGACACTGACCTTTTTCCTGACGGCAGCATTGCTGTCGTTTCTGCACCGGAAATATTATCTGTTGTACGGATCTGCCGCACTCGCCGTAGTGACAAAAGGCCCGGTTGGCATCTTTTTTTGCGGTGTGATTATTATCCTGTACCTGGTCTTGACAGGTAAATTAACAATGATGAAGAGGATGAAGGTAGTTAGCGGGGGCGTACTTTTTGCACTGATTGCCCTGCCGTGGTATGCGGCGATGTATTCTCTCCATGGAATGGCCTTTATTGACACTTTCTTAGGTTTTCACAATGTAACCCGTTTTTTGCAGCCGGAGCACGCAGCCGGAGCAATCTGGTATTACTATACTCCAGTGTTAATCCTGGGCTTTTTCCCGTGGTCTGCTTTCTTAGTCCAGGCCTTCTTTACAGGGCTCAAGGAAAAAGGAGAATATCACAATACGTGTGTTTTCCTGGTTATATGGGCAGCGGTCGTATTTTTGTTTTTTTCTATATCACAGACAAAACTAGTCTCTTATATCCTGCCGATGTATCCTCCGTTAGCGTTACTGGTCGGTTATTATTTTGACAAAGCATGGGCAGAGGAGCATCATCGGGCGTTAAAATACTCTGCCAGCGTTTTCGGAATAGTGGCCGCACTCCTGATCTCAGGCTTGGTTTATGCCGGAACGGTGGTAATGGCAGAACTGATGCCTTCTGTCAAGATTATGACAGTGATTTTAGCAGTGCTGGCGGTTTCGGTTCTGTTTCAAAGCTTTCGCCGTAACTTCCGCGCTGTGTTTACCACCTATGTACTGGGAATGATGATATTTTTAGTTTTTTTAATGTCGCAAGCCCTTCCCGTTATTACGTCTGCATTTTCTGTACAACCGTTTGTCAATGAATTTAAACAACATTATGACGGACAAGCCCCGGTTTATGTCGCAAAATTTTACCGGCCCGGTCTCATGTATTACAGCGGTATGGCAGGCGCTGAACTAAGCCAGGAGGAATTGGCGGCGGTTGCAGCCGGCGAAAAAGACAGAGCATATTTTATTATGAAAAAGAAGAACTATGAAAAACTGTCCCCGGAGATTCAGAATAAACTTCACCTGCTCGTTGTTCGAGAGGATAAAACTCTTCTAATTCGCGAAAACAATTAA
- a CDS encoding response regulator transcription factor codes for MRVLLAEDDAKLGKLIKHMLEKSGIQVDWVLSGDMALEYALYDPYDVVILDWMMPGQTGIAVCDQLRKRGYHGAVLMLTAKDAIDDRVLGLDTGADDYFVKPFEFAELLARLRALARRSSVRLTENILQVGNLVFNGLTHCVQRGDTEIQLTSREFQLLDLLVRNQERVIPREVILERIWGLETDVSSNNLDAYVRLLRRKLSPFEDVVVIQTVRGIGYKLEVQDVCENP; via the coding sequence ATGAGAGTATTACTTGCCGAAGATGATGCTAAGCTGGGAAAGTTAATCAAGCATATGCTGGAAAAATCCGGGATACAAGTTGACTGGGTGTTAAGCGGGGATATGGCGCTGGAGTATGCACTTTACGATCCGTATGATGTGGTTATCCTGGATTGGATGATGCCCGGACAAACCGGCATTGCCGTCTGTGACCAACTGCGTAAACGGGGTTATCACGGAGCTGTTTTGATGCTGACAGCAAAAGACGCTATTGATGACCGGGTGCTGGGCTTGGATACGGGAGCCGATGATTATTTTGTTAAGCCATTCGAGTTTGCGGAGCTGCTCGCCAGGCTTCGCGCCTTAGCTAGGCGCAGTAGTGTGAGATTAACGGAAAACATTTTGCAGGTCGGCAACTTAGTCTTTAATGGATTGACACATTGTGTACAACGGGGTGATACGGAAATACAGCTTACCAGTCGCGAATTTCAACTGCTTGATCTGCTGGTCCGCAATCAGGAACGCGTAATCCCGAGAGAAGTTATTTTAGAGCGAATATGGGGCTTGGAAACCGATGTTTCTTCGAATAATCTGGATGCCTATGTACGGTTGCTGCGGCGAAAACTTAGTCCATTTGAGGATGTAGTCGTGATACAAACTGTCCGGGGCATTGGCTATAAGCTGGAGGTCCAAGATGTTTGCGAAAATCCGTAA
- a CDS encoding sensor histidine kinase, whose product MFAKIRNRLTLRYAMVMMLLMMAFIVASSAGLLWILYQEEQQDLRSFAEEEAREQAGMYKEKTAFFQLPPKENKDINHGAKIFYYVFDTNRQMAAAEEPSHGIRTGVLRIIHNWDAPDGEVELKKFHLPNGDRAVVMLCSMKIYDESQVLGTIFVGEDISAYYHMLKMLFIMMVIISIIFLIIAAFAGHLLAGKAMIPIKQAFSRQREFVADASHELRTPLSILQTSVEAVQNDDDQKLSPFAIQVLDDMKSEIRRMTKLVTDLLTLARADAGATNIIKEKFDLVAITEPLIHSLQPLAVVKEIDLKMSGDETVPIMADRERISQLLLILVDNAIKYTPAGGRVDVLIKRTAAPKTSVTIAVHDTGEGIPENERKLIFERFYRIDKARSREEGGTGLGLSIAKWIVDVHGGKIKVESTPGKGSTFIVSLPM is encoded by the coding sequence ATGTTTGCGAAAATCCGTAACAGGTTAACTCTGCGGTATGCAATGGTCATGATGCTGCTGATGATGGCTTTTATTGTCGCAAGCTCCGCAGGACTGCTTTGGATCCTTTATCAGGAAGAACAGCAGGACCTGCGGTCTTTCGCAGAAGAAGAGGCCAGAGAGCAAGCTGGGATGTACAAAGAAAAAACTGCTTTTTTTCAACTGCCACCGAAGGAAAATAAGGATATAAATCACGGTGCAAAGATTTTTTATTATGTTTTCGATACCAATAGACAAATGGCTGCTGCCGAGGAACCATCACATGGAATTCGAACCGGGGTGTTACGCATTATACACAATTGGGACGCACCGGATGGAGAAGTTGAACTGAAGAAATTTCATCTTCCTAATGGAGACAGAGCCGTAGTCATGTTATGCAGCATGAAAATATACGACGAATCCCAAGTGCTGGGCACCATTTTTGTGGGGGAAGATATCAGCGCTTATTATCACATGCTAAAAATGTTATTCATCATGATGGTGATAATTTCTATTATTTTCTTGATAATTGCCGCTTTTGCCGGACATTTATTAGCGGGGAAGGCAATGATTCCAATTAAGCAGGCTTTTTCCCGGCAACGTGAATTTGTCGCCGATGCCTCCCATGAACTGCGTACCCCCCTTAGCATCCTCCAGACTTCAGTAGAGGCAGTGCAGAACGATGATGACCAAAAGCTATCGCCATTCGCCATTCAGGTGCTTGATGACATGAAAAGTGAAATCCGCAGGATGACCAAACTGGTAACCGACTTATTAACCCTTGCCCGGGCTGATGCCGGAGCAACCAATATTATAAAAGAGAAATTCGATCTGGTTGCCATAACGGAGCCGCTTATTCACTCACTACAGCCGTTAGCGGTGGTGAAAGAGATTGATTTGAAAATGAGCGGTGATGAAACGGTTCCCATTATGGCCGACCGCGAAAGAATAAGCCAACTGCTCTTAATTCTGGTTGATAATGCGATCAAATATACTCCTGCCGGCGGTAGGGTGGATGTTTTGATCAAAAGGACAGCAGCTCCGAAAACATCGGTTACGATTGCCGTGCATGATACGGGTGAAGGCATTCCGGAAAACGAGCGAAAGCTAATCTTCGAACGCTTTTACAGAATAGATAAAGCAAGATCACGGGAAGAAGGAGGTACTGGCCTTGGACTGTCTATCGCCAAGTGGATAGTGGATGTCCATGGCGGAAAAATAAAAGTGGAAAGCACTCCGGGAAAAGGTAGTACCTTTATTGTTAGTTTACCCATGTAA
- a CDS encoding undecaprenyl-diphosphate phosphatase has translation MLWYIAIILGIVQGIGEFLPISSSAHLILTRWFFDWDPIISRSGGNIDLVLDVALHVGTLLAVLIYFFRDWLQLLTHGLSTGIKTREGKMFWYLVVATIPGGIAGLALESVIENFIRSQILIIAVSLAIMGIILYYVDKKAVQIVSFEKITFRHAILIGIAQALALIPGVSRSGITMTTGRLLGFSREAAAKFSFLLATPIIAGAALKQTPSIIHNIANPLFLAGTITAAIVGVISIGFLLKYLKRHNFAIFAIYRLAIAALIIIVYVVRGA, from the coding sequence ATGTTGTGGTATATTGCGATTATTCTTGGGATTGTGCAAGGTATTGGCGAATTCTTACCCATATCCAGTTCAGCACACTTAATTCTCACTCGCTGGTTTTTTGACTGGGACCCCATTATCAGCCGTTCAGGGGGAAATATTGATCTAGTCTTAGATGTGGCCCTCCATGTCGGAACATTGCTGGCAGTGCTTATCTATTTTTTCCGAGATTGGCTGCAACTGCTTACACACGGTCTATCCACAGGGATTAAGACGCGAGAGGGAAAAATGTTTTGGTATCTCGTGGTGGCTACCATTCCCGGAGGGATCGCAGGACTTGCTTTGGAATCGGTAATTGAGAATTTTATTCGATCTCAGATTCTGATCATTGCCGTGAGTTTAGCGATTATGGGGATTATTCTTTACTATGTTGACAAAAAAGCGGTACAAATCGTCAGTTTTGAAAAAATTACCTTTAGGCATGCAATTCTGATCGGTATTGCCCAGGCGTTAGCCCTGATTCCCGGCGTATCCCGTTCCGGTATTACTATGACTACAGGACGACTGTTAGGCTTTTCACGGGAGGCGGCCGCCAAATTTTCTTTCCTGTTGGCCACGCCGATCATTGCCGGTGCTGCACTAAAGCAAACTCCCAGCATCATTCATAACATTGCCAATCCCCTGTTTTTGGCTGGAACCATTACAGCGGCTATAGTAGGTGTTATCAGCATTGGCTTTTTACTCAAATATCTTAAGAGACATAACTTTGCTATATTTGCAATATACCGATTAGCAATAGCAGCACTCATCATTATTGTCTATGTGGTCCGGGGTGCTTAA
- a CDS encoding DEAD/DEAH box helicase family protein, with amino-acid sequence MITSTAKADLFCAKFNQSEHIMVITNSKNEIFELEASFFKHALQKDAHVFKGCWWQEEDEVREAFAQFGLDTYSLEKDGLLSLVSFSKLYQRGAIYAFTELSLKYTLY; translated from the coding sequence GTGATCACCTCTACTGCTAAAGCCGATTTATTTTGCGCCAAATTCAATCAGAGCGAACACATTATGGTTATAACAAATTCTAAGAATGAAATTTTTGAGTTGGAAGCCTCATTTTTTAAGCATGCATTGCAAAAAGACGCTCATGTTTTTAAAGGATGCTGGTGGCAGGAAGAAGATGAAGTCAGGGAAGCATTTGCTCAGTTCGGCCTTGACACCTATTCCCTAGAGAAAGACGGCCTGTTATCATTGGTAAGTTTTAGCAAACTGTACCAGCGAGGGGCAATTTACGCTTTTACGGAATTGAGTCTTAAATATACCTTATATTAA
- a CDS encoding MDR family MFS transporter, producing MSAKSQHATLVAGLLLAMFFSSLNQTVVGTAMPRIIGELGGLSIMTWVTTAYMLTSTTVVPIGGKLADLYGRRVVYITGLIIFMSGSALCGTSSNMPQLIFYRALQGIGGGIMMPLAMTIVGDIFTPEERGRWQGIMGAIFGLASVIGPTIGGWIVDYSSWKWVFYINLPIGLLATITIYLGLKNEKILTDKIVIDYSGAITLITGTVGLLLGLNLGGTEYPWSSWQILALMGVSLISWLLFINFENKAVEPVLSLALFNNRIFTVSNIVGFLMGLGMFGSIIFLPLFFQGVLGISATSSGNTMLPMMISMMITSVVVGQFATKIAFRSMYIAGMALMSVAFFLLSTMTVNTTQLAAMLYIVILGIGIGIVTPILTLAVQSAFGPEQRGVATSATQFFRSIGGTIGITVLGAFFNSYSVNMMRQEFFPAVQNAPLVMTDTVSDMLTKAQTDPRSLFNILLSPETLHKMTINMQQLLLPPLKNTLADSLHIVFWVAMIVSIVGILVSLLMGKAKLNNKNKRSMAEQAGVTLYTDRLAAEMELAADLVPDLIDGDHPKRKKDCYRG from the coding sequence TTGTCTGCTAAAAGTCAACATGCAACGCTCGTGGCAGGACTATTACTGGCAATGTTTTTTTCTTCGCTGAATCAGACTGTAGTTGGGACCGCTATGCCGAGAATTATTGGCGAACTGGGCGGGTTAAGCATTATGACGTGGGTAACCACTGCTTATATGTTAACCTCGACAACAGTAGTGCCGATAGGCGGTAAACTTGCCGATCTCTATGGCCGGCGAGTGGTTTATATTACCGGGCTAATCATATTCATGTCGGGATCTGCCCTTTGCGGAACCAGCAGCAATATGCCGCAATTGATCTTCTATCGAGCGTTGCAAGGTATTGGCGGCGGTATCATGATGCCTTTGGCGATGACGATTGTAGGGGATATATTTACCCCTGAGGAACGCGGGCGATGGCAAGGGATTATGGGGGCCATATTTGGGCTGGCATCAGTAATTGGCCCGACTATTGGAGGCTGGATTGTTGATTATTCATCGTGGAAGTGGGTATTTTACATAAATTTGCCAATTGGACTTTTAGCGACAATTACGATATATCTTGGATTAAAGAATGAAAAAATACTGACTGACAAAATAGTTATTGATTATTCAGGCGCTATTACCCTGATTACCGGAACCGTAGGTTTGCTGTTAGGATTAAACCTCGGCGGTACGGAATACCCGTGGTCATCGTGGCAAATCCTTGCTTTGATGGGAGTGTCGCTGATATCCTGGCTGCTATTTATTAATTTTGAAAATAAGGCTGTCGAACCCGTATTAAGTCTAGCATTATTTAACAATAGGATTTTCACGGTTTCCAACATTGTCGGATTTTTAATGGGTTTAGGAATGTTTGGTTCAATCATATTTTTGCCTCTATTTTTCCAGGGCGTGCTGGGCATAAGCGCGACCAGTTCAGGCAACACCATGTTGCCGATGATGATTTCCATGATGATTACAAGTGTTGTCGTTGGCCAATTTGCAACTAAGATCGCATTTCGGTCAATGTATATAGCCGGGATGGCTTTAATGTCAGTTGCTTTTTTTCTCTTGAGCACTATGACAGTGAACACGACACAGCTCGCAGCAATGCTGTATATCGTTATCCTAGGGATTGGAATCGGCATAGTAACACCTATACTTACCCTCGCTGTGCAAAGCGCTTTTGGACCGGAACAGCGCGGGGTGGCAACTTCAGCAACTCAATTTTTCCGGAGTATTGGCGGGACTATAGGCATTACAGTACTCGGGGCATTTTTCAATAGTTATTCAGTAAACATGATGCGGCAAGAATTTTTTCCTGCCGTACAGAATGCACCATTGGTGATGACCGATACTGTGTCAGACATGTTGACAAAGGCTCAAACCGATCCCCGCAGTTTATTCAATATTTTGCTCAGTCCAGAAACTCTTCACAAGATGACGATTAATATGCAGCAGTTATTGCTGCCGCCACTCAAAAATACCCTGGCCGATTCGCTGCATATTGTCTTTTGGGTTGCCATGATCGTCTCGATTGTCGGTATCCTCGTCAGCCTGCTAATGGGGAAAGCGAAGCTTAATAACAAAAACAAAAGGTCAATGGCAGAGCAGGCAGGTGTAACCTTATATACTGACAGGTTAGCTGCCGAAATGGAATTGGCTGCTGATCTTGTTCCCGATCTTATTGATGGAGACCACCCCAAACGAAAAAAGGACTGCTATCGGGGGTGA
- a CDS encoding flavodoxin family protein — protein MKILGISGSPVPGSNTDRLVLQVLKATGLDFEFVKLSTVNVRPCLACKACVEDNICKVNDDFPALAKKLLDAQALVIGGYTPYRVLDGFTKAFLERLWSMRHLHSLNENKYVITIISGLFKEIRDGALDAIATELFMERMHHVAELSIEGNVPCLTCGYGDNCKNSGIPHVFPNKIKASKDHCIAVEKQPVWEEATNAGNLLGQFLRGEIDSLPYISHPFSVS, from the coding sequence ATGAAAATATTAGGTATATCAGGAAGCCCTGTGCCCGGCAGCAACACCGACCGTTTGGTATTGCAAGTACTAAAGGCAACTGGATTAGACTTCGAATTTGTAAAGCTAAGCACTGTTAATGTACGGCCGTGCCTGGCCTGTAAAGCCTGTGTGGAAGACAATATTTGCAAAGTCAATGATGATTTTCCGGCACTGGCTAAAAAATTACTGGATGCCCAGGCATTGGTAATTGGAGGATATACGCCATATAGGGTATTGGACGGTTTCACCAAAGCTTTTCTCGAAAGACTATGGTCAATGCGGCACTTGCATAGCTTGAATGAAAATAAGTACGTCATCACCATTATTTCCGGCCTGTTTAAAGAGATAAGAGATGGAGCCCTCGATGCGATAGCAACAGAATTGTTTATGGAAAGAATGCATCACGTAGCTGAATTATCTATTGAAGGAAATGTACCATGCCTTACCTGCGGCTACGGCGATAACTGCAAAAATAGCGGAATACCCCATGTATTTCCCAATAAAATAAAGGCTTCAAAAGATCATTGTATCGCTGTTGAAAAACAGCCGGTATGGGAAGAAGCCACAAACGCAGGCAACTTACTGGGCCAGTTTCTTCGCGGTGAAATTGACTCTCTCCCCTATATCTCTCATCCTTTTTCCGTTTCGTGA
- a CDS encoding Crp/Fnr family transcriptional regulator: MDKKRYLCLHDIPLFSGLSMEFFRQICLATDKQHLTKGQSLFRQGEVSNRIYIIKEGYFKLLRITPDGDETILQFVGPGEIIGETALFRADKAQLATAISVGEAKVCSIDHNTFEKIIKNQPNLAWELIRNLGDRLYGVWEQLSETNSQTTQEKVLSLMIRMANEHGESCHEGVRITIPLTQQEIASLVGASRVMVVQAIKELTMQNYLCRENRYYILKNKCF; this comes from the coding sequence TTGGATAAGAAGCGTTACTTGTGTTTGCATGATATTCCGCTTTTTTCGGGGCTCAGCATGGAATTTTTCCGTCAGATCTGCCTGGCAACTGATAAACAACACCTTACTAAAGGACAATCGTTATTTCGGCAGGGGGAAGTATCAAACCGTATTTATATAATCAAAGAAGGTTATTTTAAGTTGTTGAGGATAACTCCGGATGGAGATGAAACAATTTTGCAGTTCGTAGGCCCGGGTGAGATCATCGGCGAAACCGCATTGTTTCGCGCTGATAAAGCTCAGTTAGCTACGGCGATTTCCGTGGGAGAAGCCAAGGTTTGCAGTATTGATCATAATACATTTGAAAAAATCATCAAAAACCAGCCTAATTTAGCCTGGGAGTTGATCCGGAATCTCGGTGACCGTCTTTACGGCGTTTGGGAACAATTGTCTGAGACAAATAGTCAGACGACCCAGGAGAAGGTACTCAGTCTGATGATCCGAATGGCTAACGAACATGGTGAATCCTGCCACGAGGGTGTCCGGATCACAATTCCGTTAACCCAGCAAGAAATTGCCTCCCTGGTTGGAGCATCCCGGGTCATGGTTGTGCAGGCGATAAAAGAGCTAACGATGCAAAATTATCTTTGTAGGGAGAATCGGTATTATATTCTAAAAAATAAATGCTTCTAG
- a CDS encoding pyridoxamine 5'-phosphate oxidase family protein, with amino-acid sequence MTNETQCTKSLITINSEIKDVILASPFIALASVSETGQPHLIVVGKVKEIRDDSHLVFGVYKMDVTRQNLSQTGDLQVVAVSGKVGYRFTGKAVVQDSELVFSIHQVDTLL; translated from the coding sequence ATGACAAATGAGACACAATGCACAAAGAGCCTTATTACCATTAATTCCGAAATAAAAGATGTAATCCTGGCATCTCCATTTATCGCCCTGGCATCGGTATCCGAGACCGGCCAGCCCCATTTGATTGTTGTAGGAAAAGTAAAAGAAATCAGGGACGATAGTCATCTGGTTTTTGGCGTATACAAGATGGATGTGACAAGACAAAATCTGTCGCAAACAGGTGATCTACAGGTTGTAGCCGTTTCCGGAAAAGTGGGCTACCGCTTTACCGGTAAAGCGGTAGTCCAAGATTCTGAACTCGTATTTTCAATTCATCAAGTTGATACGTTATTGTAA
- a CDS encoding zinc-ribbon domain containing protein translates to MFQDKTLICRDCGAEFLFTASEQEFYAEKGFTNDPSRCPACRARRRQERSSDNGRPQREMFDAICAECGAKTQVPFRPSGDRPVYCRDCFNRLNRQ, encoded by the coding sequence GTGTTTCAAGACAAAACGCTAATTTGCCGTGACTGCGGCGCCGAATTCCTATTCACTGCATCGGAGCAGGAGTTTTATGCGGAAAAGGGTTTTACAAACGATCCCAGCCGTTGTCCCGCGTGCCGGGCCCGTAGACGCCAGGAGAGATCTAGTGATAATGGCAGGCCCCAAAGGGAAATGTTCGATGCAATCTGTGCTGAGTGCGGCGCAAAAACTCAGGTTCCTTTCCGTCCTAGCGGCGATCGCCCCGTATATTGCAGAGATTGTTTTAATAGACTAAATAGACAATAA
- a CDS encoding nickel/cobalt transporter, producing the protein MVIIVLVAFFLIDDFPMRDQVMYHITNWQAEFNKDAAIKIKVLSNNYSPDLFQALFTFSFLYGVLHATSPGHGKSIIAGWILTQQRHLKDIALVAIGATFLHAFSAVAIVAFIFYFVGNYFPGIMRATYLGLNVVSGATLIIAGFQLLGENYKQYSKQRCKTKTPSNNLQSVHPVWIALSIGIIPCPLAAAIFIYCMTTNMVVNGLLLVAAFALGMGLTLFVVAITVWLLKNEAMQSGCYHDSVSKFFLKLINVISALFFIVLGILIILTNIQKAF; encoded by the coding sequence TTGGTAATCATTGTTTTGGTTGCTTTTTTCTTGATCGATGATTTCCCTATGCGGGATCAGGTGATGTATCACATTACGAACTGGCAAGCGGAATTTAATAAAGACGCTGCCATAAAAATTAAAGTATTAAGCAATAACTACAGCCCAGATCTTTTTCAGGCATTGTTTACGTTTTCATTTTTATACGGAGTACTCCATGCAACAAGTCCCGGACATGGTAAGTCTATTATCGCCGGCTGGATTCTAACCCAACAACGTCACCTTAAAGATATTGCACTGGTAGCAATAGGTGCGACCTTTCTTCATGCGTTCAGCGCCGTTGCCATTGTTGCCTTTATTTTCTATTTTGTGGGAAACTATTTTCCTGGAATTATGAGGGCCACGTATCTTGGGCTCAATGTAGTATCGGGTGCAACTTTAATTATAGCCGGTTTTCAGCTGCTTGGCGAAAATTACAAACAATATTCCAAACAGAGATGTAAAACCAAGACACCCTCTAATAACTTGCAATCCGTTCATCCCGTTTGGATTGCCCTATCCATCGGTATTATCCCCTGTCCGCTCGCGGCTGCGATATTTATCTATTGCATGACGACGAATATGGTGGTAAACGGACTGCTGCTTGTAGCAGCCTTCGCGCTGGGAATGGGCCTAACGCTCTTTGTGGTGGCTATAACCGTCTGGTTGCTTAAGAATGAGGCGATGCAATCTGGCTGTTATCACGATAGTGTATCAAAGTTCTTTTTAAAATTAATAAATGTAATTAGCGCCTTGTTTTTTATTGTACTTGGCATCTTGATTATACTGACAAATATTCAAAAAGCATTCTAA
- a CDS encoding 3D domain-containing protein has protein sequence MRLKLNKLTIGTIIIVLMLSVGINYKIAIDQEQADEARIAQLTSEAQVNQQMVEKMQKDIAILRRELAVQREVYPTSRGGRRVVHYIDGAQVTWYNDKGKTASGTTATAGRTVAVDPDVVPLGAEVEIVMPDGRVFRRTAEDTGGAVKGKVFDVHIDASDEELYELGRTHGVRVFVLDR, from the coding sequence ATGAGACTAAAATTGAATAAATTGACTATTGGCACGATTATAATAGTCCTAATGCTCAGTGTCGGCATCAACTACAAAATAGCTATTGATCAAGAGCAAGCAGACGAAGCACGAATAGCACAATTAACCTCTGAGGCCCAAGTAAATCAGCAAATGGTTGAGAAGATGCAAAAGGACATAGCAATTCTTAGGCGTGAACTGGCTGTTCAGCGGGAAGTCTATCCGACCAGCCGTGGTGGGCGGCGGGTGGTTCACTACATAGATGGCGCACAGGTGACCTGGTACAACGACAAAGGTAAAACAGCATCAGGCACAACAGCCACCGCGGGCAGGACTGTAGCGGTTGACCCGGACGTGGTTCCCCTAGGTGCGGAAGTTGAGATTGTTATGCCTGACGGCAGAGTATTTCGGCGTACAGCGGAAGATACTGGCGGAGCGGTTAAAGGCAAAGTGTTTGACGTTCATATAGACGCTTCCGATGAAGAATTATATGAACTAGGGCGGACGCATGGGGTGAGGGTATTTGTTCTTGATAGGTAG
- a CDS encoding DUF364 domain-containing protein: MLTIQKRLIDFLLPPAERVAVSDVRIGLGYTAIKIESGHGGVAWTPDFSATSCTYCESAGTLAGRPAKELLAMLVDEASVLARALGLATANALLASLPNPPTLKEEVISSLHITHNDRVAMVGYFGPVIAQLRKTGCRLDILELNDKHSDTLPPEKAGDALGACTVAVITGTSLINGTFDELIAGLVEPRAAVLLGPSSPLCGDIFQDTKITHVAGARVRDTDAVLRVVSEGGGTMLMKRYLDFETVKSGTCHTRQ, encoded by the coding sequence TTGCTGACTATACAAAAACGTCTGATTGATTTCTTACTGCCCCCTGCGGAGCGCGTGGCAGTTAGCGATGTACGCATTGGACTGGGGTATACTGCCATAAAGATTGAAAGTGGTCATGGCGGGGTGGCATGGACTCCGGATTTCTCAGCGACCAGCTGTACCTATTGCGAAAGCGCCGGAACCCTTGCCGGGCGTCCGGCAAAAGAGTTGCTAGCCATGCTCGTCGACGAGGCGTCCGTCTTGGCGCGGGCGCTCGGTCTGGCGACGGCAAATGCTTTGCTCGCCTCTTTGCCGAATCCCCCGACCTTAAAAGAAGAAGTCATCTCATCGCTTCATATTACACACAATGACCGGGTCGCTATGGTAGGATATTTCGGCCCGGTAATAGCCCAATTGCGCAAGACTGGATGCCGGCTCGACATCCTGGAACTAAATGATAAACACAGCGATACGCTTCCCCCTGAAAAAGCCGGCGATGCCCTGGGTGCTTGTACAGTAGCCGTCATTACCGGCACATCGCTTATCAATGGAACCTTTGACGAACTGATTGCCGGACTGGTAGAGCCTCGTGCCGCCGTCTTGCTAGGACCATCTTCACCTCTGTGTGGCGACATCTTTCAGGATACAAAAATCACTCACGTCGCTGGGGCACGGGTACGCGATACGGACGCCGTTCTACGCGTTGTTTCGGAAGGAGGCGGTACCATGCTCATGAAGCGATATCTGGATTTCGAGACAGTAAAGTCAGGAACGTGCCATACTAGACAATAA